The Phragmites australis chromosome 15, lpPhrAust1.1, whole genome shotgun sequence genome window below encodes:
- the LOC133893652 gene encoding photosynthetic NDH subunit of subcomplex B 3, chloroplastic-like encodes MGGAVQFTGLIGVASPPLAPSYCSISGKKQSCSLRPQRQQRRRLRVRAVEMGAPGGEPSASAPEEEEPSVDFAFVSPRLLPDGTPDVHYRTARGGQKLRDIMLEGYIDLYGPYDKLLLNCSGGGVCGTCIVEVVAGKEMLSPKTEVEKELLKRKPKTWRLACQATVGSPDSTGQMIIQQLPEWKIHEWDK; translated from the exons ATGGGAGGCGCCGTGCAATTCACCGGTCTCATCGGCGTCGCGTCGCCGCCTCTCGCCCCTTCGTACTGCAGCATCAGCGGCAAGAAGCAGAGCTGCTCCCTCCGTCCGCAGCGGCAGCAGAGGAGGCGCCTCCGCGTCCGCGCCGTCGAGATGGGTGCCCCCGGCGGCGAGCCTTCCGCCAGCGcgcccgaggaggaggagccgtccGTCGACTTCGCGTTCGTCAGC CCGCGGTTGCTGCCGGACGGGACGCCGGACGTGCACTACCGGACGGCGCGCGGCGGGCAGAAGCTCAGGGACATCATGCTCGAGGGATACATCGACCTCTACGGGCCCTAT GATAAGCTCCTGCTCAACTGTTCAGGAGGCGGTGTGTGCGGCACTTGCATCGTCGAG GTGGTTGCAGGCAAGGAAATGCTTTCTCCAAAAACTGAAGTAGAAAAGGAGTTGCTCAAAAGG AAACCCAAGACGTGGAGATTAGCGTGCCAGGCTACGGTGGGCAGCCCGGATTCTACTGGACAA ATGATCATTCAGCAACTGCCGGAGTGGAAGATACATGAGTGGGACAAGTAA
- the LOC133893037 gene encoding myricetin 3-O-rhamnoside 1,2-glucosyltransferase UGT709G2-like codes for MAASHVLVFPWPLQGHINCMLHFATGLAAAGVHVTFLHTDHNLRRLARASAAGSPRLRFLSIPDGLPDDHPRSVGDVMELAKSLLAAGPVAYRALLSALLSAVGSPSRANNAGVDPGGGGCFPSVTCVVADGLMPWAINIAEDLSIPAFVFRTASACSFLAYLSVPKLFELGELPFPEGGDLDEPVRGVPEMERFLRRRDLPSLCRRRSETNDVDPMLQLLAEFTVYSGKARALILNTAASLERSALQHITPHMRDVFAIGPLHAMSPAPAAASSLWREDEGCMSWLDGQADRSVVYVSLGSLAVISHEQFTEFLSGLVATGYPFLWVLRPDMVGASQDSVLQETVRAAGDSKVRVVAWALQRDVLRHRAVGCFLTHSGCNSTLEGIVEGVPMICWPFFADQQINSRFVGAVWRTGLDMKDVCDRAVVERMVREAMESAGIRGSARALAQQVRRDIADGGSSAMEFERLVKLIRELGMSDAEPDLQA; via the coding sequence ATGGCGGCGTCGCACGTGCTCGTCTTCCCGTGGCCGCTGCAGGGCCACATCAACTGCATGCTCCACTTCGCCACGGGCCTCGCCGCAGCCGGCGTCCATGTCACCTTCCTCCACACCGACCACAACCTCCGCCGCCTCGCTCGCGCCTCCGCGGCAGGCTCGCCGCGCCTCCGCTTCTTGTCCATCCCGGACGGCCTTCCCGACGACCATCCCCGCTCGGTGGGCGACGTCATGGAGCTCGCCAAGTCGCTGCTGGCGGCGGGCCCCGTCGCGTACCGGGCTCTGCTCTCCGCGTTGCTGTCAGCCGTGGGGAGCCCGAGCCGTGCTAATAATGCCGGCGTCGACCCCGgtggcggcggctgcttcccgTCGGTGACATGCGTCGTAGCCGATGGCTTGATGCCATGGGCCATCAACATTGCCGAGGATCTCAGCATCCCGGCGTTCGTCTTCCGCACGGCAAGCGCGTGCAGTTTCTTGGCGTACCTGTCCGTGCCCAAGCTTTTCGAGCTTGGAGAGCTCCCCTTCCCAGAAGGCGGCGACCTCGACGAGCCTGTGCGCGGCGTTCCGGAGATGGAGAGATTCCTACGGCGGCGGGATCTTCCAAGTTTGTGCCGCCGTCGCAGTGAGACCAACGATGTCGACCCCATGCTGCAACTGCTGGCCGAGTTCACCGTGTACAGCGGCAAGGCACGGGCGCTCATACTCAACACGGCCGCCTCTCTGGAGCGGTCAGCGCTCCAACATATCACGCCGCACATGCGCGACGTATTCGCCATTGGGCCTCTCCACGCCATGTCCccagcgccggcggcggcctcTAGCCTGTGGCGCGAGGACGAAGGCTGCATGTCGTGGCTCGACGGTCAGGCGGACCGGTCCGTCGTGTACGTCAGCTTGGGAAGCCTTGCCGTCATCTCCCACGAGCAGTTCACCGAGTTCCTGTCCGGGCTTGTCGCCACCGGCTACCCCTTCCTCTGGGTGCTCCGGCCAGACATGGTCGGTGCGAGCCAGGACTCCGTCCTCCAAGAAACCGTCAGGGCGGCGGGAGACAGCAAGGTCCGAGTCGTGGCGTGGGCGCTACAGCGAGACGTGCTGCGGCACCGGGCGGTGGGGTGCTTCCTGACGCACTCTGGCTGTAACTCCACGCTGGAGGGCATCGTCGAGGGCGTGCCTATGATATGCTGGCCGTTCTTCGCCGACCAGCAGATCAACAGCCGGTTCGTGGGCGCTGTGTGGAGGACGGGGCTGGACATGAAGGACGTGTGCGACAGAGCCGTAGTAGAGAGGATGGTGAGGGAGGCAATGGAGTCCGCCGGGATAAGGGGCTCGGCTCGGGCTCTAGCGCAGCAGGTGAGGCGGGACATTGCTGACGGTGGGTCGTCGGCGATGGAGTTTGAGCGGCTCGTCAAGCTCATCAGGGAGCTCGGCATGTCGGATGCTGAGCCTGATCTTCAAGCATGA